GTTTGGATCCTCTCCAAGGTACTTGATCAGGCCCCAGAGGAGGTTCAATGGGTCTGCTGTAACTCCCGTGATTCCCTTGCTAACAAGGAACTCAGTGATGGTCTTGCCCTTCTCCTCAATCTGGTTCAGCAGTTTCGTCTGGACAGGAAATCCGATCAACTTCTCTGTGTGGTCGAGTAGATGGGTGGCTTCAAACAAGTACGGCCATTCTTCCATGACTTTGATTACGTTGTCTTGGTTATTCAGAGTGATGCGTTGGGCGCTGTATGTTTCTGACATTACCCTCTTTATGTCAATCTCAGATAGAAGATTTTCTTTATATGCATCttgcagcattttctttttttcttcatcatcagaGCCATTTGGTGCCACAGGTTGCCAGTTACTGCAGCCATAATAGTCTGATGACTTGAGTTTTTTCTTAGGTCTTCCTTCAGAGCTAGTGCTGACACCGTACTGCCGTCTGACATTCTCTACTCGGTTCTCCATTTGTACCACGAGGGATGCAAAACCTTGACCCACTACATTTGTCCCGCACTTATCTAAGAAGGAATCCGGGTATCTCTCAACCAGCTGTTGTGCAACCTGCTTCAACTTGCTTCTGCCTGGCCTGATGTCAGAAGCCATCATGTCTTCCATGATGATCCTAATCATGTGTCTTCTATCTTTTGGTTGtggtctcctcctctccttcagtgCAGTCATCATTTTAACTGGGAACTTCTGCCATGGGATTTGAAACTTCTCTGTATGTGTCATAGTTGATGTTCCCATCATGTGTGTTGTAGCTGGTGTCTCATTCATATGTGTTGTAGCTGGTGTCCCATTCATGTGTGTCGTAGCTGTTAGTGTCCCAATCGGATGCTCGGTGGAACTGGATCCACTGGGAACTGGACCaactggaggagaagagaagaacaTTATTTTTACTATATTCAAGCAGCCCTACTACTTGTGAGGCAGACTCAACCCAGTTTTGGCATtttgtgagagagtgtgtgagtgtgtgagagagagtgtgagaatttgtgtgagtgtgtgagagagagtgtgagaatttgtgtgagtgtgtgagagagagtgtgagaatttgtgtgagtgagtgagagagagtgtgagaatttgtgtgagtgtgtgagagagagtgtgagaatttgtgtgagtgagtgagagagtgtgagaatttgtgtgagtgagtgagagagagtgtgagaatttgtgtgagtgtgtgagagagattgTGAGAatttgtgtgagtgagtgagtgagtgagggagtgacggagtgagagtgtgtgagggagtgtgtgtgttcgtttAACATACATGTTTCAAtttgggagagggagagaggaaatgCACGGACAAGGGGCGGGGGGCAGACTGACAGAGATAGCCAGACACAAGagaggggagacagacagacagacagacagacagacaaaccaacagaaACAAAGTACCTGAGCAGAATGCATTGATCAGCCGCCTGGACTGTATTGGTGGCAAAATCCCATCCAAGTCTTCCGCTTTTAAAAACGTACAGTCGTCAAGATTTGTGACTCCAAGGTCCATCAACTTTGTGATAACAATGTCCACTTGCTCTTCTTCCAGTGAAAGCAGTGTTCTTCTGATCGTGTGCCTTACATGCTCCATGGTGGACTGTGTTTAAGTACAAACAGCTGCCTGCCACCTCTATGGTAATGCCTGACTGGAAAGTAATCAAGAAGCTCATCAATTCTTTTGCAAGTAAAAGGACCCCCCACACTCTCTACTTCAAAAACACCACGATCTGGATCAAGGCTTGCACTTTTCTGTCTAAGCACAAGGAGCACTGACTTTTCTTCTTTCACCACAATGCATGCAATCAGCCCGACAGTTACATTTCCAAGTTCACAGCTCAAAATGACAAGCATATCATTTGCATAACATGTGCCTCGTACAGTAATTCTGTCTGTCACAACTGCATTTGAATGTGAGACATTAAACTCTGTCAATGCACCCTTAACCTGACTATCATACAAGTGTGAGTAAAACCTTGTACAGTCAGACATGATCAACTCAGGGCAGAACACATTGCCACAGCTTTGGTAGGCCTGCAGTAGCTGATGCCTCTCTGAGAGGGATTTTGAGATGTTCATGAAGTTTTTACTTGCTCGAATACACCTCTTAAAATAGCTGTGCTTGCTCTCGAATCTCATTGTCCATGTGCGAATTAAAGGTCCAAACTGTAGTGTGAGATCTGCGTAATGTAAGAGATAATGGTGTTTGGGTCTTAGCTGTGTAAGAGGGAAGAGGATATATCTCGTTTCCAGGTACTCCTCAATAAGCACCTTCATGTATGCAACCTGTGACTCTGATAGTGTGGGAGCACACACGAGCTCAACCACCTGTCTCAGAAGCAGTATGAGTTGCCAGACCTCATCCTTGCGGTCTCTGACTCTGTCATCTAACAGTATTGGTAAATGTCTAAGCAGCCACCAGTTTTGGGCAGCATGCCCGCCAAGTTTTGTCCCACTGGTAGGTAAAACATTGGCCTTGTTCTTACTCTCTCCTTTGAAGGTCACAATCCTGCTGTTAAGTACATCATAACTGAACCATTTCCTTGTTTTTACTAGGAACTGCAAGTACATCGCCAAATCATAGTCAACTATGCCCTCAAATAAATCATGGGCAAGGCAAGGTGGGAGTCCTGGTGCACAAACATGGAAATGTGTGAGCTTGttgagaacactgtttgacttGATGCCTTGATGCATTTTCAGATCGGGGTTATTTTGCAACTCTTGCAATGATTCACTGTAACTAGCTGGTGTTCTCTCAGTGGCTGTAGAAAGAGGATTTCTTTGAAAGTCCGCTTTTCTGACATGACAATTCCTACAAAAATATTCTGATCTGCTAAAGTTTTCGGTAAATCCTCCAAGATAGTGGGACCCAAGATTGTCTCCTATAACACAGGCGATACTGCCTCTGAAGGTTTTCCCTTCAACACAAATGCCTGTTGTCTCCAAGTCACCCAAGTCTGACATCAAAGTGTCAAAAACTGTGTCAGGTCCAAACCATTTACAGTCCCTCTCCAAACAAAGTAATACCAGCTGGATAGAATCAACAGTGGATCTGTTATGGGCATAGACATTAGCTAGACTGTAGTACACCGCAAGAACTTTATGCTTTTGCCTGGCAGACCCCAAGGGGTTAGCAACTTCAAAAGCATCTTGAAACAGCATGACCTGAAGAGTGTGCGgatcagatgaaaacaaaacatttgatttgatgacATGCCCATCTCCAATATCATGTAGCACGTTTTCATTGGCAGGTATGGGatgtagcacttgatgccgcaCACCTTCATTTGCCAAGAGAGCTTTTAAGCTTTGTAAGATGGGAACATAATGAAAATGTCGTTGTTTGCCAGTGTCATCACGGCCTAAATGTATCTGTACAGGTTCAACTAAGTTGAACTCTTTCCTGTAATACTGAAGTCTTCTGTGGTGTGTGGTTAAGCTGCCATTATTTGTATGTAGTGTGTTCTGCATTGGGCTTTGCTCATATACATGTTGCCCTAGATTTTGTAAAGCCTCATCAGGTACGCCATATTTTTGGAGACCTCTTGAAAACAAATCCATAGTAAACTCATGCTGGATGTCCTGAAGCACTCTCATTTCACTTGCAATCTTTGAGATTGTAGATGCCGGGACAAGATACTTGGCTTGTaagccaagaaaaaaaagagccatgTTTTCGGTGTATCTATCCTCGGCTGACCCTGGGCTAGTATCTCTATCTTGCTGCCCTGCTGCACTCTCTCCATCATCATGGTGAATTTCATCATCAATATATGACCCTGGCCcattatcagaatcagtatgTACATACTCTGTCTCACTGATATGACCTTGACAAATATGTGTAACATCACACTGCTTATGACATCTTGACAAATGAGATGTAAAAGTAGATATGATTTTAAAGGTCTTTCCACATCCACTATAAGGACATGTCACTTCAAGACCCTCTTTCATATGAAACTTAAGATGAGCTACAAGACATTTTATGCTTCCACACTCTTTGCCACAAAATTCCCAAGAACACTTCAACTGTACAGATATGTTACGATTAAAAGACTGTTTCCTCCCCTCATGGTGATTTCTGGTCAAGTGCACATTAAAGGAATTGTAAGAGGTAAAGCTTCTTCCACAATCTGGAAAACCACAAGGAAAAACTGCCCGGCTAATGTTTCTATGGGTCCTGCAATGTTTTAAATAGGCAGACACTGAGGCACATGTGAACTCACAGATACCACAATGAAGTGTCATagcaagtgtaaaaaaaaaaaaaaaaaaaaaaagaatgatatcCAAGGTAGTGTCAATGGTAGAGTCCAAAACCTGTTCACTCCAttattcaaaaagaaaaaagtaataataatgtgGAAAGATCCTCGTATTCCATATGGTACCTGCACTGAGGCACAATGGATTGGCTTCTGGGGTGCCACGTGGTTTAGCCGTCCAAAGAACTTTTGCACACTGACAGGTGGCAGGTTTGTGTTGGGTAGATGTTCACCTGAAAACAAGTACAGTAATTTTAGCcaacaaatattttcatatttgaatTGAAAACACTGATATTGGCTTTATTGAACACAGactattacatttttttcccaaaactGCACCAGGTTTTTttaattgcaaaaaaaagtgttcCAGGTTACTTGAAAT
This genomic window from Sparus aurata chromosome 13, fSpaAur1.1, whole genome shotgun sequence contains:
- the LOC115593707 gene encoding uncharacterized protein LOC115593707 is translated as MEHVRHTIRRTLLSLEEEQVDIVITKLMDLGVTNLDDCTFLKAEDLDGILPPIQSRRLINAFCSVGPVPSGSSSTEHPIGTLTATTHMNGTPATTHMNETPATTHMMGTSTMTHTEKFQIPWQKFPVKMMTALKERRRPQPKDRRHMIRIIMEDMMASDIRPGRSKLKQVAQQLVERYPDSFLDKCGTNVVGQGFASLVVQMENRVENVRRQYGVSTSSEGRPKKKLKSSDYYGCSNWQPVAPNGSDDEEKKKMLQDAYKENLLSEIDIKRVMSETYSAQRITLNNQDNVIKVMEEWPYLFEATHLLDHTEKLIGFPVQTKLLNQIEEKGKTITEFLVSKGITGVTADPLNLLWGLIKYLGEDPNVLLLNQEDASRELPSTPCIIIVDEGQYKLAVDQVIFNKIISCPLVAFSCMFSIFYVLNIKYPKEAALTLEFIQRSLLGINPERGSKAEKKGAKQYNVPPKLLRFLSDLNDFTNPWKI